A single genomic interval of Methanobacterium bryantii harbors:
- a CDS encoding DUF2795 domain-containing protein: MVRRGKTRRGGITSEIEKSLKGMNFPANKQDLVQQAKSNRASRDVVKAIQNLPEDRFNSPTDVAKAWGEERRG; encoded by the coding sequence ATGGTACGTCGTGGTAAAACTCGCCGTGGTGGAATAACTTCAGAGATAGAAAAATCCTTAAAGGGAATGAATTTCCCTGCAAATAAACAGGATCTAGTTCAACAGGCAAAAAGTAACCGTGCAAGTCGTGATGTCGTAAAAGCTATACAAAATTTACCTGAAGATCGGTTTAATTCTCCAACAGATGTAGCTAAGGCATGGGGTGAAGAAAGAAGAGG
- a CDS encoding ChaB family protein, with product MPYKNKEDLPAQVKENLPEHAKEIYLKAFNNAWDQYKEPKERRGNESREQTSHKVAWAAVKNEYTKGSSGKWEKK from the coding sequence CTGCCATATAAAAATAAAGAAGATTTACCGGCACAGGTAAAGGAAAATTTACCAGAACATGCCAAAGAAATTTATTTAAAAGCATTTAACAACGCTTGGGATCAGTATAAAGAGCCAAAAGAAAGGAGGGGAAATGAATCAAGAGAGCAAACTTCCCATAAAGTTGCATGGGCCGCAGTAAAAAATGAATACACTAAGGGAAGCTCAGGAAAATGGGAAAAAAAATAG